In Streptomyces nodosus, one DNA window encodes the following:
- a CDS encoding glutamate decarboxylase, translating to MPLHTGSTQPDGRPRSLNPFFGEANPAVEMSEAPHKHRLPDGPMPPSVAYQLVHDELMLDGNARLNLATFVTTWMEEQADRLMSECRDKNMIDKDEYPRSAELERRCVAMLAHLWNAPRPETVVGCSTNGSSEACMLAGMALKRRWIRRNADRYPSADARPNLVMGVNVQVCWEKFCTFWEVEARQVPMEGDRFHIDPQAAADLCDENTIGVVGILGSTFDGSYEPIADLCAALDALQERSGLDIPVHVDGASGAMIAPFLDEDLVWDFRLPRVSSINTSGHKYGLVYPGVGWALWRDQEVLPEELVFRVNYLGGDMPTFALNFSRPGAQVVAQYYTFLRLGRDGYRAVQQTTRDVARSLAERVEALGDFRLLTRGDQLPVFAFTTAAEVKAYDVFDVSRRLREFGWLVPAYTFPADREDLSVLRIVCRNGFSTDLADLFMDDLTRLLPLVRRQTCPMTRDKRLATSFHH from the coding sequence ATGCCACTGCACACCGGCTCGACACAGCCCGACGGGCGCCCCAGGTCGTTGAACCCCTTCTTCGGGGAGGCCAATCCGGCCGTCGAGATGTCCGAGGCCCCGCACAAGCACCGGCTGCCCGACGGCCCGATGCCGCCCTCGGTCGCCTATCAGCTGGTCCACGACGAACTGATGCTGGACGGCAACGCACGGCTGAATCTCGCCACCTTCGTCACCACCTGGATGGAGGAGCAGGCCGACCGGCTGATGTCGGAGTGCCGCGACAAGAACATGATCGACAAGGACGAGTACCCGCGCTCGGCCGAGCTGGAGCGCCGCTGCGTGGCCATGCTCGCCCATCTGTGGAACGCACCCCGTCCGGAGACCGTCGTGGGCTGTTCGACGAACGGTTCGAGCGAGGCGTGCATGCTCGCCGGGATGGCCCTGAAGCGGCGCTGGATCCGGCGCAACGCGGATCGCTACCCGTCGGCCGACGCCCGTCCCAATCTGGTCATGGGGGTGAATGTGCAGGTCTGCTGGGAGAAGTTCTGCACCTTCTGGGAGGTCGAGGCGCGCCAGGTGCCCATGGAGGGCGACCGGTTCCATATCGACCCTCAGGCCGCCGCCGATCTGTGCGACGAGAACACGATCGGGGTCGTCGGCATCCTCGGATCCACCTTCGACGGGTCGTACGAACCGATCGCCGACCTGTGCGCGGCACTGGACGCCCTTCAGGAGCGCAGCGGCCTGGACATCCCGGTGCATGTGGACGGCGCGTCCGGAGCGATGATCGCGCCCTTCCTCGACGAGGACCTGGTGTGGGACTTCCGGCTGCCCCGGGTCTCCTCGATCAACACGTCCGGCCACAAGTACGGGCTGGTCTACCCGGGCGTCGGCTGGGCGCTGTGGCGCGACCAGGAGGTGCTCCCCGAGGAGTTGGTCTTCCGGGTGAACTACCTGGGCGGCGACATGCCGACCTTCGCGCTCAACTTCTCCCGGCCCGGGGCCCAGGTGGTCGCGCAGTACTACACCTTCCTGAGACTGGGCCGGGACGGATACCGGGCCGTCCAGCAGACCACACGGGATGTGGCGCGGAGCCTGGCCGAGCGGGTGGAGGCGCTCGGCGACTTCCGCCTCCTCACCCGGGGCGACCAGCTGCCGGTCTTCGCCTTCACCACCGCGGCGGAGGTGAAGGCGTACGACGTCTTCGACGTCTCCCGGCGCCTGCGTGAGTTCGGCTGGCTGGTGCCCGCGTACACCTTCCCGGCCGACCGTGAGGACCTGTCCGTCCTGCGGATCGTGTGCCGCAACGGCTTTTCGACGGACCTCGCCGATCTGTTCATGGACGATCTCACCCGGCTGTTGCCCCTGGTGCGGCGGCAGACGTGTCCGATGACCCGCGACAAGCGGCTGGCCACCAGCTTCCACCACTGA
- a CDS encoding DedA family protein translates to MTTLALGPSWLDPNYLLDQFGIWGLLLVVFAESGLLIGFFLPGDSLLFTCGLLITSGTLDFPLWAAVALICVAAILGDQAGYMFGRKVGPSLFNRPDSRLFKQENVTKAHEFFEKHGPKSLILARFVPVVRTFTPIIAGVSGMRYRSFLVFNVIGGVLWGAGVTLLGSWLGNIAFVHAHIELILILIVLISVVPIAIEFLRARSQAKKNPPEDPAEQQFTEFGQEPPVMDDATTRLRHVTPAYQDQSGQPYGDQGRSPAFPGQDQGPAYGDPMQAPSYGDQGRAHPQSGQPYHPNQGYGQNYGPGQGQGQGQNYGQAGPYAQQYPQGHQQPQPQQPYDPQQGYDQPQQYPYGQGYPQS, encoded by the coding sequence GTGACGACGCTTGCCCTCGGACCGAGCTGGCTGGATCCGAACTACCTACTGGACCAATTCGGAATCTGGGGCCTGCTCCTTGTCGTCTTCGCCGAGTCGGGCCTGCTCATCGGGTTCTTCCTGCCGGGCGACTCGCTGCTGTTCACCTGCGGACTGCTGATCACCTCGGGGACCCTGGACTTCCCGCTGTGGGCCGCGGTCGCCCTGATCTGCGTCGCGGCAATCCTGGGCGACCAGGCGGGCTACATGTTCGGCAGGAAGGTCGGCCCGTCGCTCTTCAACCGTCCGGACTCGCGTCTCTTCAAGCAGGAGAACGTGACGAAGGCGCACGAGTTCTTCGAGAAGCACGGTCCGAAGTCCCTGATCCTGGCCCGCTTCGTGCCGGTCGTGCGCACCTTCACGCCGATCATCGCCGGCGTCAGCGGCATGCGGTACCGCTCCTTCCTGGTCTTCAACGTCATCGGCGGCGTCCTGTGGGGCGCCGGTGTCACCCTGCTGGGTTCCTGGCTGGGCAACATCGCGTTCGTCCACGCGCACATCGAGCTGATCCTGATCCTGATCGTCCTGATCTCGGTGGTCCCGATCGCCATCGAGTTCCTGCGGGCGCGCTCCCAGGCCAAGAAGAACCCGCCGGAGGACCCGGCCGAGCAGCAGTTCACCGAGTTCGGCCAGGAGCCGCCGGTCATGGACGACGCCACGACCCGGCTGCGCCACGTGACGCCCGCCTACCAGGACCAGAGCGGGCAGCCCTACGGCGACCAGGGCCGGAGCCCGGCGTTCCCCGGCCAGGACCAGGGCCCGGCGTACGGCGACCCGATGCAGGCCCCGTCGTACGGCGACCAGGGTCGGGCACACCCGCAGAGCGGGCAGCCCTACCACCCGAACCAGGGCTACGGCCAGAACTACGGACCGGGCCAGGGCCAGGGCCAGGGACAGAACTACGGCCAGGCCGGCCCGTACGCCCAGCAGTACCCCCAGGGTCACCAGCAGCCGCAGCCGCAGCAGCCGTACGACCCCCAGCAGGGCTATGACCAG
- a CDS encoding MerR family transcriptional regulator, translating into MSYSVGEVAGFAGVTVRTLHHYDEIGLLVPGERTRAGHRRYGEADLDRLQQILFYRELGFPLDEVAALLDDPDTDPRAHLRRQHRLLTVRIERLRSMAAAVERAMEAHTMGIALTPQERFEVFGDQDPEQHTEESERRWGGTEAFSESRRRTARYTKGDWMRMRDERNAWLERYDALMAAGGRPDGERAMDLAEEHRQHIGTWFYACSYAMHRGLGEMYVADERFREFYDSTRPGLAEHLRDAIVANAARHS; encoded by the coding sequence ATGAGCTACTCGGTGGGCGAGGTGGCCGGCTTCGCCGGTGTGACCGTACGCACGCTGCACCACTACGACGAGATCGGTCTGCTCGTCCCCGGTGAGCGCACCCGTGCGGGCCACCGGCGCTACGGCGAGGCGGACCTCGACCGGCTGCAGCAGATCCTGTTCTACCGGGAGCTCGGCTTTCCGCTCGACGAGGTCGCCGCCCTGCTCGACGATCCGGACACGGACCCGCGCGCACATCTGCGCCGCCAGCACCGGCTGCTGACCGTCCGGATCGAGAGACTGCGCAGCATGGCGGCGGCCGTGGAACGCGCCATGGAGGCACACACGATGGGCATCGCTCTCACACCGCAGGAGAGGTTCGAGGTCTTCGGGGACCAGGACCCCGAACAGCACACGGAGGAGTCGGAACGGCGTTGGGGAGGCACGGAGGCCTTCTCCGAGTCGCGGCGGCGCACCGCCCGCTACACCAAGGGCGACTGGATGCGTATGCGGGACGAGAGGAACGCCTGGCTGGAGCGCTATGACGCCCTGATGGCCGCGGGCGGGAGGCCGGACGGCGAGCGCGCCATGGACCTGGCCGAGGAACACCGGCAGCACATCGGGACATGGTTCTACGCGTGTTCGTACGCCATGCATCGCGGGCTCGGGGAGATGTATGTCGCCGACGAGCGGTTCAGGGAGTTCTACGACTCCACCCGGCCGGGTCTCGCCGAGCATCTCAGGGACGCGATCGTGGCGAACGCCGCCCGGCACTCCTGA